The Cellulomonas wangleii genome includes a region encoding these proteins:
- a CDS encoding DUF6079 family protein gives MSNTTAGALSMMLRDAIRVPEAVHDDDFVMRIHEGVPAADRTLQDYVVTEKIAEAFGEGLTLVKSALARGNAKGAFIHGSFGAGKSHYMAVMHLLLTGNSHARALPGLQQVVAEHTDVLSRRFLAVDYHLIGAESFEGALFQGYINTVKEKHPDAAPPVLHRSDLLFQDAQSLRAKMGDDAFFSQFASDIDPVLGTLSDGGLTAADLDAAARGAASERDRQAVAAKLVETYFPGYTSTSAWLPIDQGLRIMTAHAKDLGYDGLVLFLDELVLWLANHLRDSAFIQNETSKVAKLVETGSGQMAIPMISFVARQRALKEFLGGGNVGAEQVALEDSFQWWEDRFDKITLAAADLPEIVQKRLLTPTSDAGKAALAAAVARVRANPTDWKHLLTDSAGSSAVDFEKVYPFSPALVDAMVALSAIMQRERTALKIMSELLYRGRDELTVGDVIPVGDLFDVVVLGDAKPLTDDMVKVFEAAATFYRGKMRPYLLDKHRLTDAEARALDRNHPFRREDRLAKTLLVAAIAPGATSLKDLTASKLAALNFGSVVSMFGGNVSGQVVTFATEWQAKFSEITVGSTADPVVSLQLTGVDFDAILAHVAQEDSHANRRKLIRDTLVAEIGAIATGSYAGEYALDHVWRGQKRAVDVVFGNVRDRAAMPVETLKASDSRWKLVVDYPFDDEEGRGPSDDAARIYDLKHDGVVSDTIIWVPHFLTAQRMDDVGKLVQLEYLLTGNRFDQYASNLPVSDRDPARRLLTNQRDSLRSQLGALLRQAYGVDSSANDDNLGTRLTGTNFVTLADGFTPTQPSAATLRDAVVGALGSALTARYPKHPELERGAEEVRRTELNAVLDLARKAVDAGGRLADVDRATGSKVRRVVTGYGVGALRETTYALDAQTFAFFDEFTRAAGTGDVTVGTLRGVLAARGMTTDTMDLLVLAWARITDREWYRAGSRTSEPGIGSLTPDMLLREPVLPSEQEWRVALTRAKALFGVGADEYHLSTAAVQRVSDALLGKVRPAVSTTSEAAAELSAHRDVLGLDDTSPRWQSVTRGRDLVAVLATADNAVARIESLAQFDLPAESQAIGRSIAASGDVVAALRGANWSLINRLPGLGGDRAARALSTLRGTARQAELHAPLKPALGSAADEALDVIAADPAEVERRRREEEARLQAVEEARRAREGAERKAAEERAARDAEYARQQAELEAKRREQAERDAEMARQKAELDRIRLELEERERARLSEKSQVVSRAVEIQEIGQKIVEELTHPVPGKTLRVSWRWE, from the coding sequence ATGAGCAACACCACCGCAGGCGCACTGTCGATGATGCTGCGCGACGCGATTCGCGTGCCCGAGGCCGTGCACGACGACGACTTCGTCATGCGGATCCATGAGGGCGTTCCCGCAGCCGACCGGACGCTCCAGGACTACGTCGTCACCGAGAAGATCGCCGAGGCGTTCGGCGAGGGCCTCACCCTGGTGAAGTCCGCGCTGGCACGCGGCAACGCCAAGGGCGCCTTCATCCACGGCTCGTTCGGTGCCGGTAAGTCGCACTACATGGCGGTGATGCACCTGCTGCTCACCGGCAACTCCCATGCGCGCGCCCTGCCCGGGCTGCAGCAGGTCGTCGCTGAGCACACGGACGTGCTCTCGCGCAGGTTCCTCGCGGTGGACTACCACCTCATCGGGGCCGAGTCCTTCGAGGGAGCCCTGTTCCAGGGGTACATCAACACCGTCAAGGAGAAGCACCCGGACGCCGCTCCGCCGGTCCTGCACCGGAGCGATCTGCTCTTCCAGGACGCCCAGAGCCTGCGAGCGAAGATGGGTGACGACGCGTTCTTCTCCCAGTTCGCCAGCGACATCGACCCCGTGCTCGGCACCCTCAGCGACGGCGGGCTCACGGCGGCGGACCTCGACGCGGCGGCCCGCGGGGCGGCGAGCGAGCGAGACCGGCAGGCGGTCGCGGCGAAGCTGGTCGAGACCTACTTCCCCGGGTACACGTCGACGTCGGCGTGGCTGCCCATCGACCAGGGGCTGCGGATCATGACGGCCCACGCCAAGGACCTCGGGTACGACGGTCTGGTGCTGTTCCTCGACGAGCTCGTGCTGTGGCTGGCCAACCACCTGCGGGACTCGGCGTTCATCCAGAACGAGACGTCCAAGGTCGCCAAGCTGGTCGAGACCGGGTCGGGCCAGATGGCGATCCCGATGATCTCCTTCGTCGCTCGTCAGCGGGCGCTCAAGGAGTTCCTCGGCGGCGGGAACGTCGGCGCCGAGCAGGTGGCGCTCGAGGATTCCTTCCAGTGGTGGGAGGACCGCTTCGACAAGATCACCTTGGCGGCCGCCGACCTGCCGGAGATCGTCCAGAAGCGCCTGCTGACCCCGACGTCCGACGCGGGCAAGGCTGCGCTCGCCGCCGCCGTCGCGCGGGTGCGGGCCAACCCGACGGACTGGAAGCACCTGCTCACCGACTCAGCCGGCTCGAGCGCCGTCGACTTCGAGAAGGTCTACCCGTTCTCGCCGGCACTCGTCGACGCGATGGTGGCGCTGTCCGCGATCATGCAGCGCGAGCGCACCGCTCTGAAGATCATGAGCGAGCTGCTCTACCGGGGCCGCGACGAGCTCACCGTCGGCGATGTCATCCCGGTCGGTGATCTCTTCGACGTCGTCGTGCTCGGTGACGCGAAGCCCCTCACCGACGACATGGTCAAGGTGTTCGAGGCTGCCGCGACGTTCTACCGCGGCAAGATGCGTCCGTACCTGCTCGACAAGCACCGCCTCACCGACGCCGAGGCTCGGGCGCTCGACCGCAACCACCCGTTCCGGCGCGAGGACCGCCTGGCGAAGACCCTGCTCGTCGCCGCGATCGCCCCCGGCGCGACGTCCCTGAAGGACCTCACGGCGTCCAAGCTGGCGGCCCTGAACTTCGGGTCCGTCGTGTCGATGTTCGGCGGCAACGTCTCCGGGCAGGTCGTCACCTTCGCCACCGAGTGGCAGGCCAAGTTCTCCGAGATCACCGTCGGGTCCACCGCCGACCCGGTCGTCAGCCTCCAGCTCACCGGCGTCGACTTCGACGCGATCCTCGCGCACGTCGCCCAGGAGGACTCCCACGCCAACCGGCGCAAGCTCATCCGCGACACCCTCGTCGCCGAGATCGGCGCGATTGCCACCGGCTCCTACGCGGGCGAGTACGCGCTCGACCACGTCTGGCGCGGCCAGAAGCGGGCCGTCGACGTGGTGTTCGGCAACGTGCGCGACAGGGCCGCCATGCCCGTCGAGACGCTGAAGGCGTCGGACTCCCGCTGGAAACTCGTCGTCGACTACCCGTTCGACGACGAGGAGGGGCGCGGACCGTCCGACGACGCCGCGCGCATCTACGACCTTAAACACGACGGCGTCGTCTCCGACACGATCATCTGGGTGCCGCACTTCCTCACTGCCCAGCGCATGGACGACGTCGGCAAGCTCGTCCAGCTCGAGTACCTCCTGACCGGCAACCGGTTCGACCAGTACGCCAGCAACCTGCCGGTCAGCGACCGCGATCCGGCGCGCCGCCTGCTGACCAACCAGCGGGACTCGCTGCGCAGCCAGCTCGGCGCGCTCCTGCGGCAGGCGTACGGGGTCGACTCCTCGGCGAACGACGACAACCTCGGCACCCGGCTCACGGGCACCAACTTCGTCACCCTGGCTGACGGGTTCACGCCCACTCAGCCCTCCGCGGCGACGCTGCGCGACGCCGTCGTGGGGGCACTTGGCTCCGCGCTGACCGCCAGGTACCCCAAGCACCCCGAGCTCGAGCGAGGCGCCGAGGAGGTGCGACGCACGGAGCTCAACGCCGTGCTCGACCTCGCCCGCAAGGCCGTCGACGCAGGTGGCCGGCTCGCGGACGTCGACCGAGCGACCGGCAGTAAGGTCCGGCGCGTCGTGACCGGCTACGGCGTGGGGGCGCTGCGTGAGACGACCTACGCGCTGGATGCTCAGACGTTCGCGTTCTTCGACGAGTTCACGCGTGCCGCGGGCACCGGTGACGTGACCGTCGGGACCTTGCGCGGGGTCCTCGCGGCCCGCGGCATGACCACCGACACCATGGACCTGCTCGTCCTGGCGTGGGCCCGGATTACCGACCGCGAGTGGTACCGCGCCGGATCCCGCACCAGTGAGCCGGGGATCGGGTCGTTGACCCCGGACATGCTGCTGCGCGAGCCGGTGCTGCCCTCGGAGCAGGAGTGGCGAGTCGCGCTGACCCGCGCCAAGGCGCTGTTCGGCGTGGGCGCCGACGAGTACCACCTGTCGACCGCCGCGGTACAGCGCGTCAGCGACGCGCTCCTCGGCAAGGTGCGTCCCGCGGTGAGCACGACGTCGGAGGCGGCCGCGGAGCTGTCCGCGCACCGCGACGTGCTCGGGCTGGACGACACGAGCCCGCGGTGGCAGTCGGTCACGCGCGGACGGGACCTGGTCGCCGTCCTCGCGACGGCTGACAACGCCGTCGCGAGGATCGAGTCGCTGGCGCAGTTCGACCTGCCGGCGGAGTCGCAGGCGATCGGCCGCTCGATCGCGGCCTCCGGCGACGTCGTCGCGGCACTCCGTGGGGCGAACTGGAGCCTCATCAACCGGCTGCCGGGCCTGGGAGGGGACCGTGCCGCACGGGCCCTGTCCACACTCCGCGGCACCGCGCGGCAAGCCGAGCTGCACGCACCGCTCAAGCCGGCCCTGGGCAGCGCGGCGGACGAGGCGCTCGACGTCATCGCGGCCGACCCCGCAGAGGTCGAGCGTCGTCGGCGCGAGGAGGAGGCGCGACTTCAGGCCGTGGAGGAAGCGCGTCGCGCTCGGGAGGGGGCGGAACGCAAGGCGGCAGAGGAGCGAGCGGCCCGCGACGCCGAGTACGCGAGGCAGCAAGCCGAGCTGGAAGCGAAGCGGCGCGAGCAGGCAGAGCGCGACGCGGAGATGGCCCGGCAGAAGGCCGAGCTCGACCGCATCCGGCTCGAGCTGGAGGAGCGCGAACGCGCGCGTCTCTCGGAGAAGAGTCAGGTCGTCTCGCGTGCCGTCGAGATCCAGGAGATCGGTCAGAAGATCGTCGAGGAGCTGACCCACCCGGTCCCCGGCAAGACGCTGCGCGTGAGCTGGAGGTGGGAGTGA
- the pglX gene encoding BREX-2 system adenine-specific DNA-methyltransferase PglX, whose protein sequence is MIHSSALLADLKAQLRVLQADLKARADDPTTEWGAALQREHAEALRRERTGLSWTVWRDNEVDQAAVAWIIATTFIRFCEDNDLLAGATLDGMPVPVGWIAGPGDRWARARENQTAYFRVHTSHHDRDWLQQAFRVLAAQPAGVALVDPKHNPVWTAEISAEAAKGLVSFWRRTDDDGTLIHDFTDPDLDTRFLGDLYQELSEHAKKTYALLQTPEFVEEFILDRTLTPAIAEFGIDGLKLIDPTCGSGHFLLGAFQRLNAQWATEAPGLDPKQRVRKAMDSIHGVDLNPFAVAIARFRLTVAGITAAGEKSLVGVPPLGFHLAIGDSLLGEQGGGVGLFDDNETFTYDTEDLDEYAGILKPGQYHVVVGNPPYITAKDPAANARYRAAYRTAYKQYALSVPFAELFFRLALKGDFAGSAGHVGQITSNSFMKREFGKKLIEGLFAGKDPELAFSCPVDLTHIIDSAGAWMPGHNHDGTPTVILVGRRRRPVSARVRVVLKNRDDAGKRADPENGPNWTEIVNNLDNPGFEGTYVSVADRDRDALAIFPWALSGGGSAELIAQIESNASSRLGEALERPIGGAIRAGADEVYMRPRLLASERSFKAFTRPFVVGDGVRDWRSSATDQILFPYDGSTLRSSSELDSILWPWRTTLARRGTFQGVMADAGLRWTDYMQFTRWSAMAEMVICFAFVATHNHFSLVRGRKIFNRSAPVLKLSMGATEGRHIELLAVLNSSVACFWLKYVSQEKGGDADTPWLRTWEFTGTKLQELPLPAHLPQNRGDVIEALARELASNVPEVVIQGWLESDQAFDLTQALEAARATAERLRGRLIFEQEELDWEVYWNYGLIEEALIYDSSKDVKPQQHLASSERPFALVLALGEAGNPAATVWFDYKDARSGNEHCFPRVTEIPADWPEGYRELTRRRLAAITANQAVRQLERPEFKRRWATVPWDSEVRSAVKSAVLDRLDDSELWRDAQGPVARSVVQLADLLRNDPVLLGLAQTLTGAREPDVAGVIGGLLSHEGVPYLAAHRFTATGVEKFREWQRVWSLQRREDAGEKVAIAVPPKYGDKDFQDSTYWKARGKLDVPKERFILYPGVGREGDSSPVLGWAGWNHRDRAVALAREILTQQGLGAPDEALVPLVAGLVELEPWLHQWHTDLEPEFGSSAAQAVTSQIDQLLAQLQMTRDDVNAWRPPGATRGRRPRS, encoded by the coding sequence ATGATCCACTCCTCCGCCCTCCTCGCCGACCTCAAGGCCCAGCTCCGGGTCCTGCAGGCCGACCTGAAGGCGCGTGCCGACGACCCCACGACCGAGTGGGGAGCCGCGCTCCAGCGCGAGCACGCCGAGGCGCTGCGGCGCGAGCGCACTGGCCTGTCGTGGACGGTGTGGCGGGACAACGAGGTCGACCAAGCCGCGGTTGCGTGGATCATCGCGACGACGTTCATCCGGTTCTGTGAGGACAACGACCTCCTCGCGGGCGCCACCCTCGACGGTATGCCTGTCCCCGTGGGCTGGATCGCCGGCCCGGGCGACCGCTGGGCGCGGGCTCGCGAGAACCAGACGGCGTACTTCCGCGTCCACACCAGCCACCACGACCGCGACTGGCTCCAGCAGGCGTTCCGCGTGCTCGCCGCCCAGCCCGCGGGCGTGGCACTGGTGGACCCGAAGCACAACCCGGTGTGGACCGCGGAGATCAGCGCCGAGGCCGCGAAGGGACTGGTGAGCTTCTGGCGTCGGACCGACGACGACGGGACGCTCATCCACGACTTCACCGACCCCGACCTCGACACCCGGTTCCTCGGTGACCTCTACCAGGAACTGTCCGAGCACGCGAAGAAGACGTACGCACTGCTGCAGACGCCCGAGTTCGTCGAGGAGTTCATCCTCGACCGCACGCTCACCCCGGCGATCGCCGAGTTCGGCATCGACGGGCTCAAGCTCATCGACCCGACCTGCGGGTCGGGGCACTTCTTGCTCGGGGCGTTCCAGCGGCTCAACGCGCAGTGGGCGACCGAGGCGCCCGGGCTCGACCCCAAGCAGCGCGTGCGCAAGGCCATGGACTCGATCCACGGCGTCGACCTCAACCCGTTCGCCGTGGCCATCGCGCGATTCCGGCTCACGGTCGCAGGGATCACGGCGGCCGGCGAGAAGTCGCTGGTCGGCGTGCCGCCGCTCGGCTTCCACCTCGCGATCGGGGACTCACTGCTCGGTGAGCAGGGCGGTGGTGTAGGACTGTTCGACGACAACGAGACGTTCACGTACGACACCGAGGACCTCGACGAGTACGCCGGCATTCTCAAGCCGGGTCAGTACCACGTCGTCGTGGGCAACCCGCCATACATCACCGCGAAAGACCCGGCTGCCAACGCTCGGTATCGAGCTGCGTACCGGACGGCTTACAAGCAGTATGCACTTTCAGTGCCCTTTGCTGAACTCTTCTTCCGCCTCGCCCTCAAGGGGGACTTCGCGGGAAGCGCTGGTCATGTTGGCCAGATCACTTCCAACTCATTCATGAAGCGGGAATTTGGCAAGAAGCTGATCGAAGGTCTGTTCGCCGGCAAGGATCCCGAGCTTGCCTTCTCTTGCCCGGTCGACCTCACTCACATCATAGATAGCGCCGGTGCCTGGATGCCGGGTCACAATCATGACGGCACTCCGACCGTGATCCTCGTGGGGCGCCGCCGCCGGCCCGTATCGGCCCGCGTACGGGTGGTGCTCAAGAACCGAGATGACGCCGGGAAGCGGGCGGACCCCGAGAACGGTCCGAACTGGACGGAGATCGTAAACAACCTCGACAACCCAGGTTTCGAAGGCACCTACGTCTCGGTTGCCGATCGCGACCGTGACGCACTTGCAATCTTCCCATGGGCACTCTCAGGTGGCGGATCAGCAGAACTTATTGCCCAAATCGAGTCGAACGCGTCATCTCGGTTGGGAGAAGCGCTCGAGCGGCCTATTGGAGGGGCGATACGCGCCGGTGCGGATGAGGTCTACATGCGCCCTCGCCTGCTCGCGTCCGAGCGGTCCTTCAAGGCCTTTACGCGGCCGTTCGTCGTCGGAGATGGAGTGCGCGATTGGCGCAGCTCGGCTACGGATCAGATCCTCTTTCCCTACGACGGCTCCACGCTTCGCTCATCGAGCGAACTCGATAGCATCCTTTGGCCGTGGCGCACCACGCTCGCAAGGAGAGGCACCTTCCAAGGCGTGATGGCCGACGCGGGTTTGCGCTGGACGGACTATATGCAGTTCACCCGCTGGTCGGCCATGGCCGAGATGGTGATCTGTTTTGCATTCGTTGCGACGCACAACCATTTTTCCCTCGTGCGTGGCAGAAAAATCTTCAACCGCTCTGCGCCGGTCCTAAAACTGTCGATGGGGGCGACGGAGGGGCGGCATATTGAATTGCTCGCAGTGCTTAACAGTTCGGTTGCTTGTTTCTGGCTGAAGTATGTGAGCCAGGAGAAGGGGGGTGACGCCGACACTCCCTGGCTCCGGACTTGGGAGTTCACCGGCACTAAGCTGCAGGAACTTCCACTTCCTGCGCATCTGCCGCAAAATCGCGGCGACGTGATCGAAGCGCTCGCCCGCGAGTTGGCAAGCAATGTTCCAGAAGTGGTGATTCAGGGGTGGCTCGAGAGTGACCAGGCCTTCGACCTCACTCAGGCGCTCGAGGCAGCCCGCGCTACCGCCGAGCGTCTGCGCGGTAGGTTGATCTTCGAGCAGGAGGAACTGGACTGGGAAGTTTACTGGAACTACGGGCTGATCGAAGAAGCCTTGATCTATGATTCGTCGAAGGATGTGAAGCCGCAGCAGCATCTCGCGTCGTCCGAGCGCCCCTTCGCCTTGGTGCTCGCGCTTGGCGAGGCAGGGAATCCTGCGGCGACCGTCTGGTTCGACTACAAGGACGCGCGCTCCGGCAACGAGCATTGCTTTCCCCGGGTGACTGAGATCCCGGCCGACTGGCCCGAGGGATATCGGGAATTGACCCGCAGGCGTCTCGCGGCGATCACGGCTAACCAGGCCGTCAGGCAGTTGGAGAGGCCTGAGTTCAAGCGTCGTTGGGCTACCGTCCCGTGGGACAGCGAAGTGCGCAGCGCGGTTAAGTCGGCGGTGCTGGACCGTCTCGATGACTCTGAGCTCTGGCGAGACGCCCAAGGGCCAGTAGCGCGATCAGTGGTGCAACTCGCGGACCTCCTCCGCAACGACCCTGTGCTCTTGGGGCTTGCGCAGACGCTGACCGGAGCGCGGGAGCCTGACGTGGCAGGCGTAATCGGCGGCCTGCTCTCCCATGAGGGGGTCCCATATCTAGCAGCTCACCGCTTCACGGCGACTGGTGTCGAGAAGTTTCGTGAATGGCAGCGAGTCTGGAGCCTACAGCGACGGGAAGACGCTGGTGAGAAGGTTGCGATTGCCGTGCCACCCAAGTACGGCGACAAGGACTTCCAAGACAGCACTTACTGGAAGGCTCGCGGCAAGCTCGACGTACCGAAGGAGCGCTTCATCCTCTACCCAGGTGTCGGTCGTGAGGGCGACTCGAGTCCCGTGCTGGGCTGGGCGGGCTGGAACCACCGGGACCGGGCAGTGGCGCTCGCCCGGGAGATCCTGACCCAGCAAGGGCTCGGTGCGCCCGACGAGGCGCTCGTGCCGTTGGTAGCGGGTCTGGTCGAGCTCGAGCCGTGGCTGCACCAGTGGCACACCGACCTGGAGCCGGAGTTCGGGTCGAGCGCCGCCCAGGCGGTGACGAGCCAGATCGACCAGCTCCTCGCGCAGCTCCAGATGACGCGCGATGACGTCAACGCGTGGCGGCCGCCGGGCGCGACGCGTGGCCGTCGCCCCCGGTCATAG